In the genome of Notamacropus eugenii isolate mMacEug1 chromosome 7, mMacEug1.pri_v2, whole genome shotgun sequence, the window TTCTCACTTCATTCCGTTCATGTGTGAGAGAGAGGGTGGATGTTTGAACAAGCTCCTCAGAATCCAACTCAGGGCACATTTGGGTTGGCACTGCTTCCAGATCTGGGAGAGAGGAAAGTCTCTCCTAAAACATGCTTCCTTGtattacaggattgttgtgaggaaagtactttttaaaccttaagTTGCAGGGTTCTATCTGTTCTCTCCAATATAGGTGATTTCATATGTGAGTTATATATGATTataaacacatgtacatatgtgcacatttctatataaaatatatatacatatacagacatggGAATGTATCTTTACACATTGTTGTACCTGCGTGGGGACCTCCAGCCTTGCTTGTGACACATTTGCATTCTACAGCTGCCCTAGGCTTTGCAGGTTCATCCAGGGTTGAGGAGGgattgggaggtgggggggggggggaacaagcatttatgaagtacctatatatcaggcactgtgctgagtgctttacaaatatctcatttgaaggCACTTTCCTATATGGTCTTAAACATTCCCATTCTAAGCTTTGGGGTGTCTCATGATAGTCTTGCACCTGCCTTGACCCCTTCTCTTGGTGCCAAGCCCCTGAAAATTATATGTTCTTAACTTATCTCTGACCTGTTTCATTCCTTCACCAAGCTATTAAGAAATATTTCTATAGTGCCTGCTGTGTTGAGTGCACTATACTAGGCTCTTAGGAGAGCTGTGGAGTTTAAACACAACATGGTCTTTGCTGTCATTGAGTTTACAGTTTAATAGGGCAATAAAAGATAAACATACCAAATATTATTTCTGAGAAGTTAGAGTTCAGACCCCTGAGCTTTAGGGCCCACTCTTCCCCTGGAGAAAGACTGGCACTGGCCCACCCAGTCTGGCAGTTCTAGCTACATGTATAGGGTGGTGCTTAGTCCTCTGGCTATCCTGACTCAGTCCCTTTGCTTTGCTTTACAGATAGCAGTGGTCCCTCTAGCACTGTGTCTAGTGCTGGCCCCTCTTCCCCTACTTCAGTAGATGGTGGCTCCCATTTTGGCTTCAGTGACCGTCCTAACCTGAGTTCTCAAGTGAGTGAGGAGCATCAGAGTCATGGGCAGCCTCAGGAGATCCCTGAGGCTGGGGACAAAGAGACCACAAACATGGAGAAAGAGCCCTCCAAAATCATTCAGCCATCTCAGGAAATGCCTGTGGAGGGTGGCCAGCTGTTACAGGAAGCCCTGCCTGAAGAGGTAGTCCAGGCATCCCAAGAGGTTCTGATGAAAGTTGAGCAGCTGACTCAGGGAGTCTCTGAGGTCAACCAGCCATCTCTGGAGGGCTCTATCCAAGCTGGTCAGCCCTCTGAAGAGATTATTGTGAATATTGACCCACTTTCAAAGGAAACCTCTGAAGTTGGCTTCACATCCCAGAAGATTCCTGAGGAGGTTGACCAGCCAAGCCAGGAAGCTAGTGAGGCGATTGACCAGCCAAACCAAGAAGCTGATAAGGAGGTTGACCAGAACACGCAGGAGGCTGATGAGGAGATTGACCAGACAACCCAAGAGGGTAGTAAGGAGGTTGAGCAGCTGTCCCAGGAGGCTCCTGAGAAAGCTGACTTGTTATCTCAAGATAGTCTTGAAGAGGTTGACCAGTCAATCCAGGAGGGTACTAAGGAGGTTGATAAGCTATTTGGAAAGAATATTCTTCCAGACCAGCACCTGTCTAATGACCCAGACCAATCCCTGACCTTCAACCAGCAGTCTCCCTTCCCACCAGCACCACATGACTAAGCACTCTGCCATTCATGGTCACATTGCACCAGTCATTTGAACCAGCAGCAATTCTGCTGGCCACCTCACCTGCCAGTTACAGGCCTTGGCTCCAATCAGAGGGCTCTGAGGAAGCAACCTTTCTCCTCATTAAGAGGTGTATTATTGGGGCAAGAGCTGGACTGGTATGGAGCCAACTCTGCTAAGTGTCCCTTGGGTCTGGTTGCCTAATTCGTGTCCTCAACTCCTCAGAATAGGCCAGAGGGTTCTGGTAACTGGGAGTTGAATGAAATGTCCTTTGGTTGTTAAAGACAATTGAGGACCACCACATATAAGAGAAGGGATCCCAAGTGAGGGCTCTGGATTCTGGCTAATGCCCAGCAAAGGGTGAATAACCTCCTAAGGTCCCTTGGGCCCCATGGGCATTCAAGAGGTCTACTCAGTGTTCCTTGGGCAGGTTCAGGATGGCCAATCAaattgggagagggaaagaagatccCATTCCCCAATTAACCATCCTGGGTGTCCCCTGATACTGAAATTGGGCTATAGATATTCCCATATTATCCCCAAGTGCCCCCCTCCTATCCACCTGGACGACAGCTCTGGCATAGGATGGGTATCAGACTGCTCTAAAGATTTAAGAGTAACCACTTAAAGCTGCTTTAGGGGTATCTTGCCTTCAGGGGACCCTTGGCCACCTGCCGAGGGGTATCTTGGCTtagtgtggggggggggggcgtctGTAGTGGAGAGAATCAGGTTTTATTTTAAGCAATTGGAAGAGATCACTATTGTACAGACAGGAGCAAagatttaatatatatatatatatgtgtgtgtgtgcgtgtgtgcgtgcgcgcacgtgtatgtacgtgtgtgtgtgtgtatatacatatatatatatttctgtagtGAGGCCAGGGCTGGGCCCAAGGGGACCAAGCACTCTAGGGTCCCTATGAGGTTCATCCTTGCTTCTCTGTGTCCTTAGGACCAGGTGTGATTGTGAAGCTTTTCCCAAagatggtggggggtggggggagggaagggagataaAGTCATTTGGGTTGGGTGAGGGCAAGAACATTgtgagtgctcaataaatatgaaataatgacTTCAGTGGTGTGATGGCCTAAGTGAGCATGCTAGCATGTGTAGCTGGGTGAGTGGTAACTGGTGTAAGATTCAGTATTCTTGATAACTAGTGCAATTGGATAGAAGTGGAGTAGAAAGCAAAATGGTGGCAGCTCTTTTAGGAGATCCCTGTGGACCAGCTGACCTGGGGAAACCTGGAGGAGTTTGACTAAGGGGGTGGGGGTCAGGGAAGGGCAGGAGGAGggcaaggagggaaggagggcatGGCTATCTGAGGCACTAGAACCCTGGGTTTCTTACTAGACTTGTGGAGTCACCCTATTCTGGATCATCATCCCTGAACTTGGTTGTGAGTCTTACAGGAACATTTTGGGGAGAAGCTGTGCCCTTTTTGCTACCTCCTCCAATCCAAGTATACATACTGTTCCCAAGACAGTTGcaacttctctttctccaccCTTTGGAACCTGACCACATGCAACAGGCCCGTACAATCAGCTTTGCTGGGGACCCTACTCAGCTCCCCTTTTTATCATAGTCTGCTTACAGGTATGAATTTTTATGGTGGGATATGAACCATAGTTGATTCTGGGTCTTGTAGACAGTGAGGGGCCCTACAATTACTCTGTAAACCTAGTTATTAACCATCAGTCTCTGCTTTCTGGACTCTAAATTCCTTGCTTAGGCATCCTCCCTAAATTGTCACTGACTGCTTTTCTCACCCATGAACTCTTTGTTTTCTGTGCTTAAGCTTTCCTGCATATTCTCAGAAACCAGCAGTGGGACACAGGGACATCCCATACCTCCCCTAACACATCCATGGTCCTTTCGAAGCTTCTGGTTACCCTCGTTTGAAGCTATGGTGAATCTTATGAGATCTAAGTTCCCTTGGGAGAAGGGGCAGCAGTgggaggagcagagagagagaaacaactCCGTGGACCAAGCAGTACGTGAAGTCAACAAGAGCCTGGCCAGCCCGGGTGGGAACTGCCACAAAGTTGGTTTATTGTTAATGTTCGAGGTGGCTCCTTTACAACAGTGGGAAGATGAGCATGTGGGGGGCCAGGGAAGGGAGGGTGGGCAGGGATGAAGAGCAGAGCAGCAAGGGGAGGGTGCAAGGAAAAGAACGGATTGTGGTTTCTTCCCTTCGGGGTAGGAGCTGAGCCCATTCAACCAACTGTGTCAGGGCCTGGGCCTCACAATCTGGCAGCGGACTGGCAGGGCAACACATGGActttctgggggagggggaatatcTCTCTTTCTAAGGTGCCATGTTCAGACTATTTTGATCCTGCAGGGATGAGCTTCTCCCCTgcactccccacctcccccatcccGCTCTTCCTCTGCTATGGCTTCCACCTCCCAACTGTAATTTCTGACAACTCTGGGCTAGGGAGGAAGTAGGTATCCCCATCTCAGCTACAGGATGGCAGTAAGGTGTTGGAAATGTTGGGGGTATTGCACAATGTTGGGGTGTCAAATGTTAGGGTTCAGGCAGCGGCATTTTTTCACCCATTACACACCAGGCCAGCATAGATGGCCACATGCATAGAAGCCAAGCAGGAAAGGTTTGGGCAGTAGCATGGGAGGGAATATGCCATGGAGTCTGGGGACTTGGGAGAGCTCTGGGATTGGGCTGGTCTGGTTCCTCCCTCATCCTCTGTGCTGCCCAACAGGCCTGGCCTGGGCATTAGGCCCTTGGCATATAAATGGGATTGGAGACAAGATCCCAGCCTTTGTTGCCTACTGATGAGGAGCAGAGGCTGACAGGGGAAAGTAGAacctcccctcttgcccagttcGGCCCATTGGTCAAAAGAGCTTCAAGTTTTGGATTGAGACATTCAGATGTGAAGGAATCCTGGGAGCAGGGTAGCAGCAAGACACCCCCAAGTCCTGCCAGAATTGGAGGGTGCAAGGGGGTAGGAGACAGAGTTGTAGCTCTGGGCATTTAATTGACAGTATTATGTCCCAGgtcatataataaattataattggAAATCCTgggaggcaaaataaatacttttgagatAGGGAGGTCCCCCAGGAGTGGGGAGTGATCTTTGTTGATGCTAGAAGACAGAACTCTCCATGAGAACCCTGGGTCCTTGTACTTATTCCCACCCCTCTATTCCAGCCTTTGACAGTACTAGAAGAAAGTGAGTTACTCCAAGGTTCCCAGGCAGCAAGTGACCTTCCCCTGTCCCCACTTTGTGCCTACCCCACTTCCCTGCTCCCTTTGGTTCTGGGGAAATCCTTTGGTTCTGAGACCTCTCTCAGGCCTGTGgataaaggggaaggaggcattGTGTatagtgggggtgaggggaaaggaggaatgaTGCCTCCCACTCAACATAGCCCCCAGAACCCAAGCATCTTGTCCCATTCAGCCTCCATAGCCCCCCACTCCCAAAGGACTCAGCCTCAGCCATTCTCTGGAAAAGCTGGGGAAAGGGGtatgaaagggaggggaaagtggTCCCTTCAGAACTCGATCTTGCAGGCGGGGAAGGACTCGTCCTGCATGACCACAGTGCTGCTGCTGGCCAGGACGAGGACattcagctgctgctgctgctcgtGTGTCTGCTGGTACCATTCCCGGGTCACTTCTGTGTCATGAGTAGGGATCAAAGTTACCTGCATGGGGACAGGGTTGGGAGGAGAAACATGCCAAGGGTGATGTCTAAGAATGGATATAGGGGAAAGGATGGGGGAAATCTCTGTATCCTCCCAAATCCAGTGATTTTTCTCCCCCCCAAAGGTCCCCAGAAAGATTCAGATTATGTTTTATCTCTGCTTCAGACAGTTGATCACAACTAGGGTTTACCCCTCTTTGCCAGCTCCCACTTGCACTCACCTGCAGATTCTCTCCCCACTGTGCCTTGCCCTCCAGCAGTGCATCCAGGACAGCCCTGCTGGGCTCTCCATTGGCAGGGTCATTCCCACTGACCACATAGTAAGCTGCCCGCACACGGCGGAAGAAGTCAAGGTCAGCAGTTTTGCCACTGCAATGATTGGGGATGTACGCAAGGTCCACGTACACTGGAGGGCCAGAGCCGCCCTTCTGGCCCGTGGCAGCTGTAGGTAAAGAAATGTCAGAATTTGGTTCTAACGAAGAGGAGCAAGAGCAGGGCccacctctcccttctcactcacTCCACATCTGCTATCCCACCACCTTCTTTCACGCAGCAAactctctttttgtctttgctACTTACTTGAACCAGTCTTGAGCCCATTGACCAGTCCTTTGGTCAGAATGTTGTGTCCGTCCTTTTCTTCTGATGGTACCTGGCCTGAAGTGGCGCGGGGCCGAGGTGGGACTCGGGAGGTGCGTTCAGTGGGGCCCTTCCCAGGAGTGGGAGAGCGTTTGCCCCGAAGATCCAGACGCCTGGCAGGGGAGGCTGGCTTGGCCCTACCTAGGGCCCTTCGCCCACTCcgccccttctccttctccttctcccgaAGCCGCTCAGCCCGCCCTGCCTCTGTACTTAGACCCTCAGGGTCAGCCATGCACACGTCAGGGCGTGGAGGGGGTGGGTGAGGGTCAGGTTGGGGAGCTGGGGGTGGGTCATGGACAGGGCGGGGATGGTGTGCCCCACTGACTCCCCCAGCTTTGTCCACGGGTAGGAAGTCACCATCTTCATCTGAGTCCAGCGCTGCCTCAGCTGTGATGGAGGGACACTCCTCAGTCTCTGGGGGGACATCTGAGTCTGACTGTGAGGAACCCGAATCACTAGCAGAAGTGGGAGGTGTCTCATCAGCCACAGGGCCTGGCCCCCCCACGCCTCCTGGCCCCCCCACCCTGCGTCGTCCCCCTCGCCCAACTAACCGTGCCTCTTCTGTGGACAGATCACTATCATCAATGGCCCTGGGAAGGGAGGGGttgagaaaagatggggacagtTCTCCACAGCCAGGCCAAGACTCAGCAGCACATCCTTGAGGCCCAGATTCTGGCTCAGGGGAGGCACTGCTAGGCCTGCTCCTCATGGATCCTCCTGGACACAAGGGTCGTTCTGGAGTTAGCAGTGTGGCTGGCCGGGCGCACTTCTCTGCTCCTTCGGGCCAGCCTCCACATTCCCAGTCTGGGCGAAGCTCGGCTTTCTCTTCAACTTCTTTGGCTGTGGGGAGCCCTGGGGGACTGGGGCTGGCCTCAGTAGGGCCATTAGCTGCACAATCCCTGGATGGGCTTGAGCAGGATCCCAGTGCTTTGGTGACTGCTCCAGAGCACTCCAGACGGCAGGGCAAGGTGCCATCATCAATGTCCCCAGGCAGgctgggggcaggggcagggctcaGTGGGGCTGGAGGGGCAGGGCTCAGTGTGGCTGGAGGGGCAGGGCTCAGTGTGGCTGGAGGGGCAGGGCTCAGGGTGGCTGGAGGGGCTGGGCTCAGTGCGGTTAGGTCCCAGAGACTTCtgcctcctggttctgcttctgttTCCATTTCCCCGGCTGCCAAGCTTAGGGGGAAGCTCTCAGCCACACTGGTGATGACGGGAGTGGTGGCCTCAGATGAGGAGCCCTCCGAAAGGGCCGGTGAAGCAGGCCGGGGCAAATTGgacaggagaggagccccaggagaggTGGGGGATGGAAGCTGGGGTAGTGAGGAGTCTAGGCTAGGTGCCTTGGTCACTTCCAGGTACTCATCATGCCGTGCCCTTGTTGGGGGTCCTGGGGCCAGAGCTAGCGCACGATCCCCAGAGAAGGCAAGGGAGCCACAGGGTGCCGATCGAGGCTCAGCTGGGGAGGGCAACTGTGGGGCAGATGGCTGCAATGAAGAGAAACCAAAGGCTGAGGCGGGAAAGTCCAGGCTAGGCCGTGCTGGGGCAGGGGGTGAGCCTGAAGAAGTACTACTAGGCACCTCAGAGCCAGCCTTGGGGACAGAAGGCTCAGCAGGGGTAGGGGAGGGGGGACTTAAGGGCCGGGCTTCCTTCTCTGATGGCTCTCGAGcccccttctccagctcagagTCACTGGCATGTTCATCCCAACATTCTGCCTGTCCTCTACTTGACTCCTTTGGGGACAGGGTTACCCCTTCTGGTCTGCAGCTCAGGATGTTTCCATCAGGAAGGGGACTAAGGGCTTTGCTCGGAGCAGCAGCTCGGGGAGGCACAGCTGGAGGGATGGGACTGGGCTCCAGACCCTGCTCATGCTCGATTTCCTGCCTCAGTGCACCCTGTCCAGGAAATGTTGCATAGTGGAAGGCTATGTCTGCACTCCGGTCTTTAGGAGAGACTGGAGATGACAGCTCCTTTTCTGCAGGGGTATGCCGGCCAGCTGCCTCTTCCTTGGCTGAGATTCGGGGGGGCCAGTCCCCCACTGCACCCAGTGGGGGCTCCCTGGTTGGACAAGCGGAACTGAAGCCAGACAGAAGCACCTGCTCATAGATATCTGCATACTGAAAGCTCCTGTCCTCAGGGTACGGAGTGGGCTCCCTCTGCTCTGGTTCTGTGGGTTCAGACTCCTGGGCTTTGGAGCTCTCCCTGGCTTCGGAAACCTCTGAGCTTGGAGGGGCTCTGTCAGAAGTCCCATCCTCCTTtccaccttctccctctccttcaatCTTTCGATAGTCTTTTCCGAGGGGTGAATATGGCCCTCCTTCCAACTCTGCAGCTCCCTCCTGCACTGCAGCTACCACACTATCATACTCAGCCATACCCCAAGAGAAAGGGGCAGGAGGGTGTGGTTCTGGGGCAGGCGTGGGGGGGACTGGAGCAGGGGAAAGAGGTGCTGGGGGGACTGGCCGGTCTTTGGGGACCCATGGGGGGATCTCAGCCAGCCAGGAAGGTGTAGTAGGTTCTTTATGAGTGATGGGCATGGGTTTGGGCTCTGGGACTGAAGAAGCCACAGCACGATCCAGGCCTGAGCAACCCATCTGCCCAGCTAGCTCAGGTGGGGAAGCTGGAGGGGAAATGATCTCAAAAGGGGAGCGAGTTACCCTCTCCTCCTTTGGTGGAAGTCCAGTAGGGGACTCTGAGAGCCAGCGCTCCATCTCCAGCTCACCCTGTGGTGATGCCTCCTGGAAACTCTTATAATCTGGGATCCAGGGGCTCCTGGGTGTGTGATCCAGAGGGAGCACCTCTTGCTCATCATCGGCTCCCTCATCTAAGAAAGTGCTCTCCCGCTCCTCACTGTACCGGGGTCGGGCCCCTTGACCTGGGGCCCTGTCCAGTTCATGTGGGAACCAGACCTTCCTGTCACAACTCAGCTCCCTCCAGTATGTCTCCTCATCCGCCGCCTTGTCCTCTGGTTCTTGCCAGCGCCTGTCTTCTTCCCACCTTGGAGCAGGTTCTTTCTGCTCTCCAGCAGGAGGCTCCCTGGTTGGGGCCGGGCCCTGCCATTCCCTGCTCACACCTTCCTGTTCCCTCCAGCATTTCTCCTCTTGCTCTTCGGACTTGTATTCCCAGATAGAGGCCTTGGTCTTCTCTAGGGTTTCATCCTCCAAAGTCTCCTCTTTCTGCTCCAGGGCCTTGTCTTTCTCTGCTAGAACCCCATTTTCTTCCTGTGTTTTCACCTGCTCTGGGGCCTTGTCTGGTGATTCATCCCCCTGCTTTAGGACTTTGTCTTCTGGGACCTCGTCCTTTTCTTTTGGGGCTCTGTCCTCCCCCCCTGGGATCTTTTGCTCTAAGTCCCTGTCTCCTTCCAAGGCTCTGTCCTCCTCTTTCAGGATCTTGGCCTTCTCCTGGGCCTTAAGCTCCTCCAGGTCCCTGCTCTTTTCTACCAGGGCCTCATCCTTTTCCTCCAGGAACTTGCCCTTCTCTTTAAAGGTCTCATACTGCTCCAGAGCCTCATCCTTTGGTTCTGGGGATTTTCTCTTCTGCTCCAGGGTCTTATCATGCTGCCCTAGGGCCTCACCTTCCCACCCTGGGGCTGTGTCTTTCACAACTGGGCTCTGAGGGAGCTTAGGGCCTTTAGTGAGAGAGCTGTCCAGGATCATAGTGTCCTGCCCAGGGTCTGGGGTCATTTCGGGAGAAAGTTTCAAGTCTCTTGGTACCTCAGCTTGAGAGGAGCCACTGGCAGATGTCTCTCTACTGGGGCTGTCATCTGTGACATGGATCTGAGCGGTGAGTGCTGGGGATGTTTCTGTGAGAGGAAGCCCTGTGGCTGGATGGTCAGATGCAGGGGCCAGGTGGTGAATGGTGTGCTCAGTCAGGGCTTGAGGTGCTCTGTCCTCCTTTTCTTGACTCAGATCCCCAAACTGGAGAGTACCTAGACTGTCTGGTGACAGTTGTTTGGAGGAGATGTCTAGAGAGGTCTCCTTGCTAGGACTCTCTTCTGAGAGAGAAAGGGACCTGGTATCCTCAGGGGAGACTTCTGGCCAGTGGTCCTTGGGTAGGTCATGTTCTGCTAAGCCTTGGGGAGACTGTGAAGCAGGTCCTTTGCTGGCAGAGTCTGGGGAGACTGCCTTGGGTATTGAAAGAGACTCAGCATCTTCTGGTGAGGGAATTCTGCTAGAAACCTGGGGTGGTtcatctttttggatcctgtctGCCTCTTGGAGTGAAGCCCCCAGATCTCTAGGAAGGGTTTCTGCACTAGGAATCAGGGCTGGGCTCTCTGGAGCCTCCACAGTCTCTAAGATGGCAGCTTTGTCCTGTTCTGGCATCTCTGGGATTCTGCTCACAGCCGTTTCTTGGGTGACAGGACTCTCAAGAGCTGAGGTgtgctccttctccttttctggttctgtttctaCTGTTTCTGATTTGGGCTTTTCCTTAGAACTGTCCTCCTTGCCAACTCCTGGTGTGCGACCAACCTCTCCCCAGGAAACTGCTTCATCGAAGTCCTGAGGCTCAGCCTTATCCTCCACTGGGGACTGGTGGAATGGTGTGTGGGCAGCACTGGGTGGGCCGGATGGGGGAGGTGATGCCATCTTGACTGTACTGTCATCAGGACTGAAGCAGCGCTCCTCTGGTTCCCCAAGAATTGGTTCCCCTGAGTGGAGAGTGGATCCAGGAGTGTCAAAGAGTGGGGACTCATAATGATCCTGCAGTTTCTGCGACAGCTCCACACTAGgagtctcttctccctcctcctcttctgcaGCTCCTTCTCCAGGCAAGCCTTTTCCTGggacttctcccttcctctccatctcaCTGGGCACTGGGAAATCCTCACAGGGTGGAGACTTGAAGCCTTTGTCTTCCTCCagggaggaggtgggagagaTGGTACCAGCAGATGGTACATAGTCTAGGCCCTGAGTAGCTTCAGTGCGAGAGGAAGGGATGCTAGTGACCGTGTCCAGCAGCAAGGAACTCTTGCCTGTCTCTTCAGTCTGGGGAGCTGTGAGTGAGGCTACTGACTGGTCTTCAGCCACTGACGTGGCAAAGGAAGACAGTTTGTCACACTCAGTGATAGAAGTGGCTGAGGACACGTGTTCTTCTTCAGCCAAGGGGGCAGACACCATGTTAGGAGGGTAAGTGAGGAGTTCTGTCTCTGGGGGCCCATAGCCCTTGGCAGGGGTAGAAGGTACAGTACTATCAATGGGCTGGCTAGTCTCAAAGGAGCTGGGAGCCTCGGGTCCTGAGAGGTCATAGGTACCTGGAGGAAACCTGGATGGGGCAGGGCGCTCCTCAGGCTCATCATGAATCTCTTCATCTGAGATGGTCTGCTCTGTTTCTGAGTAGCCAGGGATGGTTTCATCCTGTATATAGGAGACATGCTCTGTGGCTCCTGCTGGAGTAGCTAGGCTGCTGAGGAATGAGGAGGTCTCCTTCTCAGGGGCCTTACCCTGGGGCCCCAGTTCCCGACCCCCAAGGGCCTCCCTGCCCTGTGAGGTGACCTTCAAGGATTCCTGCATGTGGTGCTTTGGGTAGAAACCCTCAGCCTttgtctcctcctcttcttcctcctctccatctgATGGATGTACTTCTTCCATCTCTTCTAGCTCAGCTTTTTCAATGACGTCCTCCTTTGTCTCTGGTTCGCTCTCCTCTCTGGCGTCTGTTCCTTCTAGAAACCTCTCAGCTTCTCTTTGCTTCCCGTCCTGGCCCTCCTCAGTGTCTTCACCCTCCTCTTTTTTGGTCCAAGAACTGGCGCTCCCAGCAATGCAGGTAGGTCCTTCGGGGGTTTCTGGGGcagcctctttctctcctttcacagcCTCGAGCTGATCCGGACCTGGGCCAGAAGGTGCAGCATCCAAACTGGCCATGCTGGGAAGCCCTTCTTCCCTGGTTTCAGGAGGCTGTGGTCTCACTTCCAGGTCACTGTCCTTGTGCTCGAGCAAAACACTCTCTTCACGCTTCATCTCCTCAAAGTCCCTGGTGAGGTCTTCCGGTGAGGATAAGACCAGCTCTCTCGGCGCAGTGACTACTGGTGGTGGTGCTGGAGGGGTCCGGGGTTCCAGGGAGACCTCCTTCT includes:
- the MAP1A gene encoding microtubule-associated protein 1A isoform X3; this translates as MDGVAEFAEYVSETVDVPSPFDLLEPPTSGGFLKLSKPCCYIFPGGRGDSALFAVNGFNILVDGGSDRKSCFWKLVRHLDRIDSVLLTHIGADNLPGINGLLQRKVAEQEEEQSQGSSSYSDWVKNLISPELGVVFFNVPDKLRLPDAARKAKRSIEEACLTLQHLNRLGIQAEPLYRVVSNTIEPLTLFHKMGVGRLDMYVLNPVKDSKEMQFLMQKWAGNSKAKTGIVLANGKEGEISVPYLTSITALVVWLPASPTEKIVRVLFPGNAPQNKILEGLEKLRHLDFLRYPVATQKDLASGSVPANLKPSKIKQRADSRESLKASAKPAVGKLAKREEVPEEGVKEARSELAKELAKSEKKAKEPPEKPPEKAAKTERVRTESSEVLKAEKRKLIKDKTGKKHLKEKVSKLEEKKDKEKKEIKKERKEIKKEEGKKEEKKDTKKEDKKKDAKPEPKKFSKPDLKPFTPEVRKTLYKAKVPGRVKTEKSRAVREKEVSLEPRTPPAPPPVVTAPRELVLSSPEDLTRDFEEMKREESVLLEHKDSDLEVRPQPPETREEGLPSMASLDAAPSGPGPDQLEAVKGEKEAAPETPEGPTCIAGSASSWTKKEEGEDTEEGQDGKQREAERFLEGTDAREESEPETKEDVIEKAELEEMEEVHPSDGEEEEEEETKAEGFYPKHHMQESLKVTSQGREALGGRELGPQGKAPEKETSSFLSSLATPAGATEHVSYIQDETIPGYSETEQTISDEEIHDEPEERPAPSRFPPGTYDLSGPEAPSSFETSQPIDSTVPSTPAKGYGPPETELLTYPPNMVSAPLAEEEHVSSATSITECDKLSSFATSVAEDQSVASLTAPQTEETGKSSLLLDTVTSIPSSRTEATQGLDYVPSAGTISPTSSLEEDKGFKSPPCEDFPVPSEMERKGEVPGKGLPGEGAAEEEEGEETPSVELSQKLQDHYESPLFDTPGSTLHSGEPILGEPEERCFSPDDSTVKMASPPPSGPPSAAHTPFHQSPVEDKAEPQDFDEAVSWGEVGRTPGVGKEDSSKEKPKSETVETEPEKEKEHTSALESPVTQETAVSRIPEMPEQDKAAILETVEAPESPALIPSAETLPRDLGASLQEADRIQKDEPPQVSSRIPSPEDAESLSIPKAVSPDSASKGPASQSPQGLAEHDLPKDHWPEVSPEDTRSLSLSEESPSKETSLDISSKQLSPDSLGTLQFGDLSQEKEDRAPQALTEHTIHHLAPASDHPATGLPLTETSPALTAQIHVTDDSPSRETSASGSSQAEVPRDLKLSPEMTPDPGQDTMILDSSLTKGPKLPQSPVVKDTAPGWEGEALGQHDKTLEQKRKSPEPKDEALEQYETFKEKGKFLEEKDEALVEKSRDLEELKAQEKAKILKEEDRALEGDRDLEQKIPGGEDRAPKEKDEVPEDKVLKQGDESPDKAPEQVKTQEENGVLAEKDKALEQKEETLEDETLEKTKASIWEYKSEEQEEKCWREQEGVSREWQGPAPTREPPAGEQKEPAPRWEEDRRWQEPEDKAADEETYWRELSCDRKVWFPHELDRAPGQGARPRYSEERESTFLDEGADDEQEVLPLDHTPRSPWIPDYKSFQEASPQGELEMERWLSESPTGLPPKEERVTRSPFEIISPPASPPELAGQMGCSGLDRAVASSVPEPKPMPITHKEPTTPSWLAEIPPWVPKDRPVPPAPLSPAPVPPTPAPEPHPPAPFSWGMAEYDSVVAAVQEGAAELEGGPYSPLGKDYRKIEGEGEGGKEDGTSDRAPPSSEVSEARESSKAQESEPTEPEQREPTPYPEDRSFQYADIYEQVLLSGFSSACPTREPPLGAVGDWPPRISAKEEAAGRHTPAEKELSSPVSPKDRSADIAFHYATFPGQGALRQEIEHEQGLEPSPIPPAVPPRAAAPSKALSPLPDGNILSCRPEGVTLSPKESSRGQAECWDEHASDSELEKGAREPSEKEARPLSPPSPTPAEPSVPKAGSEVPSSTSSGSPPAPARPSLDFPASAFGFSSLQPSAPQLPSPAEPRSAPCGSLAFSGDRALALAPGPPTRARHDEYLEVTKAPSLDSSLPQLPSPTSPGAPLLSNLPRPASPALSEGSSSEATTPVITSVAESFPLSLAAGEMETEAEPGGRSLWDLTALSPAPPATLSPAPPATLSPAPPATLSPAPPAPLSPAPAPSLPGDIDDGTLPCRLECSGAVTKALGSCSSPSRDCAANGPTEASPSPPGLPTAKEVEEKAELRPDWECGGWPEGAEKCARPATLLTPERPLCPGGSMRSRPSSASPEPESGPQGCAAESWPGCGELSPSFLNPSLPRAIDDSDLSTEEARLVGRGGRRRVGGPGGVGGPGPVADETPPTSASDSGSSQSDSDVPPETEECPSITAEAALDSDEDGDFLPVDKAGGVSGAHHPRPVHDPPPAPQPDPHPPPPRPDVCMADPEGLSTEAGRAERLREKEKEKGRSGRRALGRAKPASPARRLDLRGKRSPTPGKGPTERTSRVPPRPRATSGQVPSEEKDGHNILTKGLVNGLKTGSTATGQKGGSGPPVYVDLAYIPNHCSGKTADLDFFRRVRAAYYVVSGNDPANGEPSRAVLDALLEGKAQWGENLQVTLIPTHDTEVTREWYQQTHEQQQQLNVLVLASSSTVVMQDESFPACKIEF